Part of the Drosophila pseudoobscura strain MV-25-SWS-2005 chromosome 2, UCI_Dpse_MV25, whole genome shotgun sequence genome, GCGAAACTTACAGCCTGAGTCCTTAAAATGATGTTGATAAAATTCAGATTAATtcattatattaaatattaataatttttaaatatatccTAATTATAATCATTACGTTTTAATAATGCATCTGTCTATAAATTATAAGTACAAATTCTAGGTAAATATATGGGTATGTTTCCTttagattattattattgggAAATATTCGAATTCAGTCAATTTTGTGCCacaatattaaattaaaacttgTTATAATTTAGTAGCTAATAATGTTCCTTCTTATGAACATTTTAATCCCGTTCTGCCTACATTTACTTTTTGAGACTCAAtactttttaatatttaaacaatttaatttaaactgGTTAATCGAATATCGGTTGTAGGAAATTGGCGCCAAGCGCGAAGTGTACAATTATTGGTACAGCAATCGCTGAGCATCATTTGACAGTTGTCAAGCATCCTCTCCACCGAGCATCTGCCAAAATCACAACCTTAGTTGCGATTAAACTCTCAGAGCATGAGGTTGTGCTAAACTGCAAAGAACTGCTAACAAGATGCTACAAATTGAAtagatatatttaaatttgtggCACATATTCGACGCTTAAGTGGATACAAATACAGCGGAAAATGTGGCATTGGAGTTTGCTGTGCATTTGCCTATTGGTGCCATTGGCAAGCTCAACGGGTAAGCCATGAAAAGATGTGTCCGGGTCTAGGAAAAATCTGTGAAAATTCCAATACCATGATGCTGTATACCGGAGTACCAAACAGCTGTCAAAAGAAGCTGCACCCACTGAGAGCCAAAAAAGGAcccaaagagagtgagagcagcGTCTGCGCACAAGTTTGTGTTGGGAAATTTGGAAAAGTTTGGGAAAAGATTGAGGCTTTGTTTTGGGAAATTCAGTCCTTACCCTTCACCTTTCTTCTGCCCTCCTCTCACAGCTCCAGTGAGTTTTGAGGCCAATCCGGACACCAAGCGGCTATACGATGACTTGCTGAGCAACTACAATCGTTTGATACGTCCCGTAGTGAACAACACGGAGACCCTGACGGTTTGGCTGGGTCTGAAGTTGTCCCAGCTGATTGAGGTGAACCTCAAGAACCAGGTGATGACCACAAACCTATGGGTGAAACAGGTTAGTATTACAAATGGTCTGAAAACATACAGTTTCTAATGTTTAGTTTGGGATAGCGATGGTTCGACTACAAGTTACGTTGGGATCCAGAGGAGTATGGAGGCGTAGAGCAGCTTTATGTGCCCTCGGAACACATTTGGGTGCCCGACATTGTGCTCTACAATAACTGGGATGGCAACTATGAGGTGAGTGTAAAAAATAACggatatattttattaacaaCTCCTATTTTTAACGAACGTCCAGGTCACCCTGATGACAAAGGCCACGCTTAAGTACACGGGTGAAGTGTTCTGGGAGCCGCCTGCTATTTACAAGTCTTCCTGTGAAATGAATGTGGAATATTTTCCATACGATGAACAAATTTGCTTCATGAAATTCGGTTCATGGACCTACAATGGGGCCCAAGTGGACTTGAAGCACCTAGATCAGGTGAGCACTACTCTCTTGAGTGCAGAAAATctttaattattatttcaaatttgtttCAGATACCTGGCAGTAATCTTGTACAAGTGGGCATCGATCTAACCGAGTTCTATTTGTCCGTGGAGTGGGATATACTCGAAGTGCCAGCTACCAAAAATGAGGAGTACTATCCCGACACACTAGAGCCCTTTTCAGGTGAGTTCTGATTTATTTGAAGGAAAAATTCATGCCaatgttgtttttctttgatGATATAGATATAACCTTCAAGTTGACTATGCGTCGTAAGACATTATTCTATACTGTCAATCTGATTGTGCCCTGCGTGGCCCTGACATTTCTCACGGTGTTGGTGTTCTATTTGCCAAGCGATTCTGGCGAGAAGGTAACGGAGAAGGATACGTCGATGTGGAAATCTATACTCAGTCTCAACTGAGTCTGAATTTTATATATTGTTCTCAGAATGTGGCATGACTTCAGATATTTATCTAATGTAAAAATGTTAGAAATTTTTGCACTTAAAGTAGAATAgttctttatatttttagtttttgtaaCTACTTTGTGAGATCTATCGAAACAATTCACTATTTTACACTGATTTCAAAGCACTTAAGTATTTCATACAATTATTTACATCAGCAAAAAATACTACTTATCTCCTCTGAGAAACGAAACCTCAACCATACTTTAGATAAGCTACTATCTACCTCATATGCACATATCGGTCTACTTTCAATAGCTTTAACTCTCACTATAATCCTTCTAGTCTGCTATTCCCAAAGCTGAGCTCTCAAAACACTAAAACTGTAAATTGACTTTCAACGAAACTCGAAAACTAATTCTAAAAAGAACATATAACAAATCTTATCCGAGAAGAGCTCAACTTGCACTTCCTGCTCTTTCTAAACTATGACTTTTTCTATTTTATACTCAACTTCTTAACTATTAGATGTTCCTTAATCCTATTAGATAGTCCCTAATGCTATCCATTAACTTATTAAATCTGAAACCGCAGCAGCGTCGCCCTCTGCATTCATCCAAGCAGCACACATATAATCGACGCCCCATATATCGCATATATGCCTTCTATTTTGCGTTGAATATCATTTGTGCTGTCTCCTGAGTAGTGAAATCTCATAACGTAAATTTTCATCGATTTGATACCAATGCTCCATCGATATTCatatcgaaacgaaacgaatcgaattgaatcgGATTCAGAATGTCAAAAAGCCACTCTCAAAATTTTCCCATATATATCGCGTATCTGGAATAAAGCagtgcgcacacacacacacacacacacactcactcacccACTCACACATATGTAGGACACACCTGCATACAGCACACGTACTCACAGTTACTCACAAAGCAACACGTAACAAACACGTAAAGGACTCGTGCAGTTGGTTGTTATTCTCGTATTCTTGTTGTCGTTGCCTTAGTGTTTGCTCGTTCATTCGTATCGCTCGCTTGCTCCAGTATCAGTATcagtaccagtgccagtaACTGCTCCGCCATCGATAGTTATACTCGTACATGAACCAGATACCAACTCAATCATACTACTCGTAAGAATATCACCAGCCAGAGCTGTCAGTTAATTTCTTCAGCATTTAAGGACTCTGGATAAGATGTGTTAAATTCTTAACAAGAAAGAAAGGGATCCCACGACTTATTATAGTTTTTCATGAAAAACGAATTATTTCTGGAACCCGCATATAAATCTTATACTTTTACGAATCAATCGTGACTGCAATCAAAGGCCATACAattaccaagatgttgcatgaggccattgtttttgctttcttgGGACCGACTTTTTCACGAAGactgtgtattttgttgttagaTTCTTTGGACCGAAAGAAGACCTCTCGTCAAAGACtgtgtttattattattgtattctGGGGACCGACTCAGCTGCCTATCAAGGCATTGACCAACAGATAAAGCCGATTAGAGGCGAAGCTCCAATACTCGGAACTCCTGTGCCACGAAGCATCGAACGAATTCCTGATGCAATATCTTGGTATTTTTTGAATTTGATATCATTTAGTTGATTGCTGCTATTGAGATATTAAATTATGAATTTCTGTATTTTGAAAAATCTGGCAAAATGGTGGTAGCTTCTGTATTGctatgcaacaaaaatatatcacAATCAAAATCAGATCGCGTttagaaatgaaatgaaaacgaTTGTATTGTTGTTCCTTGTTCATAGTTACACTGTAAGTTTATTGTGATTGATAGAATAATTTCTCATAGGATACCATACAACGAGTACATGAAAACTTTACCCAAGCCAAAGATAAACTCTACAAAATACGAGTTCCCTTAGCTTGATCTATGACCTCtacgccacacacacacatacccaaCCAATACCCATACCAGTATACAGAAAGTTCACGTGTAAACGTAGTGAAATGCgctttgttgctttgttttttttttttttttggtgttgaTTGTTTTCGTGTAAACTTGAAATGATTGATGGATGTAATTGTGTAGGGTCGTGGCAGGGGTTACATGGAGCTGGTGTGGGTCCTTGGCTTGCATACAGCATACGCGATGTTGTCCTTACGCATACTTTGATTATAGTTTCCTTATTGGAAAACAGTTGGttacatttaaattttattactttttaGTTGTTGAGTTAAAAAATTATGTTCAATTAGTAATCGATATGCAATTGCCTAACTTAATTCAAACAAAttgtggtatttgtatttgtatttttattttcgttgcTGTTCtgtgctttttgttgttgttggttgactgtttgtttaattgtttGTCGTTTTCTTGTATTGCCGTTGACTTGAACATCGGTTCGATTCAGTGGTTCAGGGGCCAGGGGGGCTTCTGGAAAGTTTGAGCTATCGAAAGGAAGACATTGAGTACGAAATTTTGTTGACAGGTTACGTTATGTATTTCAATACTTGTGTCGTTGACCgtgttcttcttgttgttggccGAAATTATTCCGCCGACCTCGTTGGCAGTGCCTCTGCTGGGCAAGTATCTACTCTTTACCATGATACTCGTCTCCCTGTCCGTCTGGAcaactgtgtgtgtgctcaaCATACACTTCAGGTGAGTCAATCAATGCCTCCAGCGGTCCCCAGCTAATTGCCATCCGGCACAGATCTCCCTCGACGCACAACATGTCCCCAATGGTGCGGAAACTGTTCCTGCACTTTATGCCAaaactgatgatgatgcgCCGGACCCAGTACACACTGCCCGACTACGACGACTCCACGCCCAGCAATGGCTACACCAACGAGATCGATGTGCGGTAAGTCAGAGGTCTCCTCTCCAAATTGAAAGCAAACACTTGACTCCCTTTCCATATGTGCGGTCTCTGCTTTTTCGCAGGGACAGCATCAGCGACTTTCCCAGCGAGTTTAAGGACAGCCAGGATGGCGCTTACGATAATGGCATGCAGAACTCTGTGGGTGAGTGCGGCGCGGCGATATCTAGCcataaaatacacaaatattttgcaaaCCCGCGGGCCccaaaaattgaaatgaaatataaccaaaaaaaaagaactaagcaaataatgcaataaaatgaCAAAAAATAAGGCAAAATCCCCATGAGAGGAATGTGAGGAGAGGATGATGCGACGCTTTGATGACAAATAACGCTTACGCGGTCCAAAGCCAAACATGGACATGGCAGTGTCGTAGGTCCTGGGCGCGGAAGGGGACTCTTCAACTGATTTATGTTGTTCTCCCAATCACATTCATGTCAGATTATACCCCTTTGGGCTGGGTCCTACGCCCCTGCGCCACTGAGTGTTGCCATGTTTGTTGTTTATGAGCAAGTGTCTGCGTACAGGATCATAAAACAAGCcaagcgaaaacaaaaaaactctGCAAtcgacatacatacataaggaAGTTTTTATGAACCTTCTCTGTATAGTGTATAAAATGACAGGAAAGTGACGAACAGCGTTGACAAATAGATTAAACAATAAACTAATGTCATTGCATTTGATGGGATGCTCAGATAAAAAATGCATCGATGAATGCAGTACCTTTAGGAAGGTGATAAGAAACCTGCTTGATATGTTCGAAACCTTTCTAAACGAAAGCTAATCGTAGCTAACCTTCATTTGTTACTTTAAATTATGTCTAGTCTCGAATGACACTGGAAAAATGTAAAAGCAAGAATATATTGCCTAAAGCTTCTCCgcatataattttaaatttagaaTTTAATATCTTTAAGAAAGCTTAAGGCCCCCACACCCTAAGGAATATATGTAcagttacatacatataccacTCAAGTCCAAAAGCATAGATAATCATTGGTGGGCATAATTAAGTTTTTCTCGTAGGAAGTCCCATTGCCTTGAGGCGGTGCTCATATATGTAGGTCAAAATATTTCTTTACTCAAGCACAAAcaacacgtacacacacacacacacacacacacacacatggtaTATCTTTAGCCATATAGCCCATGGGGACATATCTACTTGATTCtcccatttatttattattccaatattttatttcaatttttgcgCAATTTCATGGCGGAAACTTGACAGATTCTGACAATGTGATACCGCGCAACTTAACACCCGAAGTGCTGCAGGCGTTGCGTGCGGTCAGATTTATTGCGCAGCATATCAAGGATGCCGACAAGGATAACGAGGTGGGTacacaccaccaccagcaccaccaccatctCCCTGGTCCACTGTCCCACATCCCATATCCCATCACCATTCACTTCTCTCCAGCCTCATGCTTATTTTTGTTGCCCATTTTTATTGACGGGACCACACCACTCCTCGAGAAGCAGCGGATAAAAGATGGCTGTACAGTActggagtggaatggagtggagtggagtggaggggagtCCTCGTAGAATCCTTGATGCTGTTATTGTTTGGATTGCCATATTTGCGGCGTCTGTCTGGAGCTTTTTcgcctctttttttttgtattgtttattACCCTCAACTTCGACTTGAATGCATTGGACGGAAGAGCCGAGTCCCGAATGTGCAGCaaacaattgtaaaatattaaatcataactttatatttttattgcgCCTCAAGTTTATTGAGAGGCAGCCGCCgcaaaacaatattttattatCCCCCAAAATATAAAACCAATTTCATTCAGCCCCCAAAAATGATACGGCAAATGATATTAAAAATctactttttattatttcatgCCGCCCCCCGACCGCCGCCGACCATCCAGATTGTGGAGGATTGGAAATTCGTGTCGATGGTGCTGGATCGTTTCTTCCTCTGGCTCTTCACGCTGTCCTGCGTGTTCGGGACCTTTGCCATCATCTGCCAGTCCCCGTCGCTCTACGACACCCGCGCGCCAATCGACCGCCAGCTGAGCGAGATTCCGCTGcggaaaaacaatttcatgTTGCCCCCGGACATTGTCCGGCAGGTCCTCACCTAATTGGGCGTCCACAGATCACGAATGATGGAAAATCCAGCTAAAGTTAACAATTCTTGGAAGCCTCCTTACACAGAATGCAATCAAATCAAGTTTTCCAATGAATATTGCATGTCGATGTTTTGTTATTAATGTTTAACAATCAGcaatattattaaattaaactaAACTAGAAGCACTATAAAAGTAAATTGATTCTATAATAATTCGTTCGAAGagcaataaaatttatttcctttggttggtttttgtgGTTCATCCTTGGAGGATGGTTAATAAAGAATAAAATTGACAAACTTGTCTCAAGTTCTCGCTTATTCTGAGGAGCTCAGCttttgtaaatttatttaatatgtacataaatatattttccagcTGCTATCAGGGCGAACCACAAGGACATCTGTTCTGGCTCCTACTGATTGTCTGGtgttaattttcaattaagaGATGACTTTTCATAAAAGTTGTTGGGGGAAATAAAACGTTTTTGGTGGGGCGGCTAAGAATATGGCAAGAAGTTTCGCATTTGCTATGTCAAACAGACATTGTGCATACGCCACGTTGGCTGCCTAAATAATTTGCAGTATCATTTATTTGACTCCCACTCGTACTCTCACCCGTTTTGCCTTCGCATTCgcctttgtctctgtctctgtcgcttcACTTGTCTGACTGGCTGCCGCATTAAATTAGAAAGTTGAAATCTCTCTGGCCTCGCATTCATCAACATGTGTAGGTCCTGGCAAAGCAAAagactttctttcttttcggTACTGTCAACAGACATAATTTTGTGAGATCCTTGACTGGCAGGGACGGTGGGGGATAACATCATACACAAATGTGTTGATGAAGAAAAAGAGGGGAGCTGTATGCCAAAGGTCGAGGCTTAAACACTCTACGGAAGAAAGCAATTGAAGCTTCAGCAGGAAGCTTGAGGAAAACACCCGGAAAAAGTAGCGTATAGATAAGGGTTTCATTACATTATATTTCATACAAATTTCCCTATACCCTTTCAGGCATAAGTGTGCTCCAGATATTATTAGGATTTGCTTAAGGATTCCGTGCTGTGCCCCCACCCTCCATCTTAATGTCGTTTGCTGCGTTTCCTTGTTGtactttatttcatttttggtgattttttttttttgttcttgttttgtttgttggcagttttaaattagaaaagtttttgccagatttttgttttacatttttcatattttctacGGGCCGTGCGCATGTTGTGTCGCTGCTGTCCCTACTGCTGCCGTTGTTCCCAGTGTTTTGGTGTGTCAGTGCGTCACATGCGTAGCAGCTCCAAGAGTCGccggctccatctccatctccatttccatcaGCCTGAACGGCATTCGTGGGACCCATCCCCGGCACcggctgagctgagctgaggaGCTGCGAACTCAGGCGAAGTATGTCATGTTAATTTCTATTTGTTTGCCATGCAGAGCGGCAAACTTGTCCCGGAGTCCTGAGCTCTACGCAAATCCACTAACAGTGCAGACCAGCCAGAGAACAACCCCCTCCATAAGCAAATTATCCAAAAAGTGAATCTAAAAACAGCACAGTGGGAAAATATTAATGAGACATGAAATAGAGTTCTAGAGTTCATGAGGCAATCGTGCCCACACCTGGCAGTGTTCACTGTAATGGTATTTGCATAAAGccgcaaagtatgcaacacatTTTCGGGGCTCAAGTTAAAGTTCAGCAAAGCACAAaacaatatgcaaattttgcCCCGACTCTTACTTCTAGACAAAaggaaaataacaaaaaaaaggggcaTCGAGAAGGTTCTTGGGTCAGAGCAAACGACTTTTTTTCTATGTGCCATCCCTTCAGTTTCAGCTGCATGTGTTAAGCAACTGTTAAGTGACTTAAGCCCAGTTTACACGCTCAATTACACCacaaggagcagcaacagcagcagcagcagcagcagcagcaacatcaacagctATGGCAGCAGGAGTAGGAACAGGGAGGGCAAGAGCGAAAGGGATGTCATGTCCCTGGTAGCTAATTAAAAAACGAGTTGCGCAACGGAAATCAAAACCATAAACTGTGCTGCCGCAAAGGAAACGCAGCTGAAGCTGTGTTGCAAGAGCCAGAGTTCGGGCCAAGATTGAATCGAGTCTagcgagctgctgctgctgctgctgctgctggtgcaaaCGGCGCCCAGGAGAATCACGTGCGAGGCCAAGTTTGGCCAACCAACTAAcccacacaaatacacaccagcatcagcaccagcacacacacacacacacacacccgtaAACACTCTCCAAAATGCACTCGTGTGTCGCCATGTCCGGCGGCGTGACAGCAGAAACTATATTCCGAAACCAGAGAATTGCTACATTTGACCAGAGGCACGTCAATTAGAGTTTAAAGGGGGGCGTGGCCGATGTGTGAATGACTTTGATGTGCCACCGGGGGGTCACAGGAGGGGATGCCCTCCCCTTACAGGAGCCTAGGAGGGGGTGGTGGCAAGGCCACAGCGGGTGGCTGGCCTCATTTTCAGTttggttatttatttaatttgaaagcaattctttgtttgtttctgtttctgtttctgtttcgggtTTCTGTGGGTGTTTCGGGCATAAGCCGCCAGCgatttctgttctgttcgagTTTTGAATGATTGTTGGGGCTGTTTAGGCAGCCATTAACCCGTATGTGGGTTCAGGGGCAAATACATACTATAGGCACAAACTGTTGGTGAAAGTTTGTCTGCTAAGCCAGCAGAAATAACAAGTAGGCTGTAAGTTATCCTAAAATACAGATCTCCCAAACTGTTTTGGACTCTGTACATATAACCAAAACCTAACTAAATCTATCTAAATTTTAAATCATAATGACCTAATATaactttaaataaaatttcgaTATTTCTGACCGTACTCAATCTGAAAATAATGAACCGAGAGCCAACAAAATCGTACTTTAACTAACCGAAACGGGGAAAAAATGGCAACCAGCCTAACTAATGCGAAAAAGTGTTTACAGAAAGCCACATTCTGTGCCTTTCCATCAAAATCTAATTTCGAGTTAATCTGTGGTCAGACGTACTTACTTAACTTGATTTCCATGAAATGTGTGGGGTCATTGCTGGGTTAAAATAGTTAAGTCTCGGGTCCGTTTTCGAGTCTAAAGTTCATTTCGAATGATCCAGGGCAAAACCAACAAGAAACATATGAGTGTGCAATGATAAATTACAAAATGGCTGCCTATGGCAatggcatgtgtgtgtttctgtggtGTGTGCGACCCACTCCCAGGCAGTGGCCACAAAGgccattttgttgttattaAGTTTGGCTTGAGCCATTTTTTTTAGACAGCTGCACATGGCTTTTGTCTATGTGGGGCAGAGAGAAGCGCGCAGGAGGCTCGACAGTTGTAGACTGCGTGAAATTAATGATGCGCCAAAGTTGGGCCTTTTCCCGGGGCTGGCTTCGTTCATCTTCCTCATTGTTGTGCAGTCGAAACGGCAACGAGAGATGTCCACAAAATGTAGGACTAAAGACGCTTTTATTAATAGTCCTGGTACGTGGTCACGATTAACTGCCATTTtacgcactcgcactcgcactcgtccTGCCACTCGTCGCACCGTACCGCATGCTCCAAATGGCCGATGGGCGGTCTTAGCCTTTTTGAAAGCTTTTTGCTGTTGCGTAAGTCAGAAAGTCCCATCTCTACCGCGCTCTCCCCCTTCTCTGTggctatctgtgtgtgtgtgtgtgtgagtgtgcgtgtgtaatCTGCGTGGGATTTGGACACGACTTTACTTAAGTTCATAAAAATTCTATTAAAGGCGAAAAAGCTTAGCTTAGGGGCTTCGTTCCGTTTCTTTTGCATGCCAAAGCAGTTAGCGTTCTGCAATCCATAATCGACTAGATCTTTGATGAGAGAGCCTTTAATAATTACATACACATAATATTCTCCCGACCACTTCTTATACCATCTTATACCCGACTCTTTTGGCTCgttcctttttgttttaatgAGAAACTTCATCTCTAAAACTACAATCGCTTATTCTTTAGCGTTATAGGGGGAGATTTCGAGGCCGGAACAGCTGCATGATTGAAGAGCCCGTCGTCTATGGCATTGTCCTTCTGCTATTGCTCTGGCGCTCCTGTTTCGCCCGGAACAATCAGAGTCAACTGCTTTTAATAACATTTTTCACTGTGGCATCTTCTCTGTTCCGCACCTACTG contains:
- the nAChRbeta2 gene encoding acetylcholine receptor subunit beta-like 2, whose translation is MWHWSLLCICLLVPLASSTAPVSFEANPDTKRLYDDLLSNYNRLIRPVVNNTETLTVWLGLKLSQLIEVNLKNQVMTTNLWVKQRWFDYKLRWDPEEYGGVEQLYVPSEHIWVPDIVLYNNWDGNYEVTLMTKATLKYTGEVFWEPPAIYKSSCEMNVEYFPYDEQICFMKFGSWTYNGAQVDLKHLDQIPGSNLVQVGIDLTEFYLSVEWDILEVPATKNEEYYPDTLEPFSDITFKLTMRRKTLFYTVNLIVPCVALTFLTVLVFYLPSDSGEKVTLCISILVSLTVFFLLLAEIIPPTSLAVPLLGKYLLFTMILVSLSVWTTVCVLNIHFRSPSTHNMSPMVRKLFLHFMPKLMMMRRTQYTLPDYDDSTPSNGYTNEIDVRDSISDFPSEFKDSQDGAYDNGMQNSVDSDNVIPRNLTPEVLQALRAVRFIAQHIKDADKDNEIVEDWKFVSMVLDRFFLWLFTLSCVFGTFAIICQSPSLYDTRAPIDRQLSEIPLRKNNFMLPPDIVRQVLT